In Dolichospermum flos-aquae CCAP 1403/13F, the following proteins share a genomic window:
- a CDS encoding non-ribosomal peptide synthetase yields the protein MTQSLGNREQGTENREKGEKPKFTNYQSPEISFNYLGQVRSESGKNKKLLRLLNSEIEPTRNPEGLRPHLIDINAIVVEGELRVDWLYSSNLHQEETITKWADEFHKNLLEIINHCKEVGVGSYTPSDFPLVKISQSSVNKLQEKYSQLEDIYPLSPLQEGMLFHTIYNSEDAIYFEQVTGKIIGKLDVDNFNFAWQAVVDRHPILRSAFVWDNQDTPLQIVSKSVDFSIVQKDWRDLSSTQQEDKLQEYLIAERQQGFILDQYSLMRFSVMRLDNFTWQWVWSHHHITLDGWSLPVIFKEVLTIYQSTCQRVPHSLPPVPPYRHYIQWLATRNLQEAKQFWQENLADVSTSTRLSWQIPESEFDVNLPAYQEVELRLSQDEFAVLQKMAQNQRLTLNTVAQGAWGICLQKHGAGEDVLFGVTVSGRPPELPEVEGMVGLFINTLPMRLQINPSLSVAAWLQNIQQHHVEMREYEYSKLTDIQKEIQIGSGESLFESILVFENYPVDQSLKEQGQDFRVDEIQFYERTNYPLTVGVIPDQGLLLKLNYQTRFLSPSAARIMLLRLRNIMMNMAEQPNVALGTIPALSKPERSQIISNIAVNTITWGDFRPAHQLFEERADLQPDSVALVCCESEITYSDLDKYANNLAAKLIATGFGFESIIGLYFDPSIEYVISLLAVLKIGAAFLPLDRSYPETRRQFIVEDSQTRLILTKTVSAPGLFPDDVKVIAISELDLTANIPRPCLKVRPENLAYVIYTSGSTGKPKGVLVSHAGIENLVRNQTASFGVTAKSRVYQFASLNFDAAVSEIFMALGSGATLYLQEQANRSPNAALWETLTAWQITHVTLPPSLVAAIEPANLPKLQTLIVAGETVSGDLLRRWSGESRTCFNAYGPTEATVCASLMNCSNLLGEPSIGRAIANVEIYLLDSFLEPVSPGVTGEIYIGGISLARGYLHRPDLTATAFIPHPFSKTPGARLYKTGDRGVYDLQGNIRFMGRQDAQVKLNGYRIELGEIEAALTKHKTVDGAVVLLRQDLPGRKRIVAYALAPQDNPPTSQELKDYLAETLPAYMLPSAVVLVSAWPLTPNGKIDRRVLPAPEISTTPTIAKTPTEEIFAQIWAEVLGLETVNPDDNFFELGGDSIISLQIVSRVRAAGWEINPKDIFEAQTLSRLAAIAKPLARKIEIIEPLTAVVDLSPIQYWFLSKNWTHLHHWNQAIALNSSEPLNIDALIVSLNALVAHHDVFRLGFSQNQGQWQQFYTGAAKSPPLQIADFSDHSPQTQQEALTAIVEAEHASFQLDNLPLLRLLYATNLSEYGNVLFLFAHHLIIDGVSWRILLTDLNQAYQRTIDDQPISLPSKTSSYREWTASLRTLADSDAIIKDIPFWQNILSNPVATLPVDYPVINGKNTVDSTAIISYQLTPEETNILLKQATITYHANIQEIMLAALFKTLWETYQADNWLIDLEGHGREELIDQLDISRTVGWFTSLYPILLQQPETNTHQDTLIKAIKTQIRNIPHHGISFGLLRYVSQNKTLQENLNYANQSAISFNYLGQIDNKSPGNHLFNLSHVPTGTAGLAHLKPY from the coding sequence ATAACTCAGAGTCTAGGGAACAGGGAACAGGGAACAGAGAATAGGGAGAAGGGAGAAAAGCCGAAATTTACCAATTATCAATCACCAGAAATTAGTTTTAATTATCTTGGTCAAGTACGCAGTGAAAGTGGTAAAAATAAAAAATTACTCCGCTTATTGAATTCAGAAATAGAACCAACTCGAAATCCTGAAGGCTTGCGTCCCCATCTTATTGATATTAACGCCATTGTTGTTGAGGGAGAGTTGCGGGTTGATTGGTTATATAGTTCTAACTTACATCAAGAAGAAACAATTACTAAATGGGCGGATGAATTTCACAAAAATCTTCTAGAAATTATCAACCATTGCAAAGAAGTAGGTGTAGGTAGCTATACACCATCAGATTTTCCCCTAGTTAAAATTTCTCAATCTTCTGTAAATAAGCTCCAGGAAAAATATTCTCAGTTAGAAGATATTTATCCCCTATCTCCTTTGCAAGAAGGGATGTTATTTCACACAATATATAATTCAGAAGATGCTATTTACTTTGAACAAGTTACTGGTAAAATTATTGGCAAATTAGATGTTGACAACTTTAATTTTGCTTGGCAAGCTGTTGTAGATAGACATCCTATTTTGCGGAGTGCTTTTGTTTGGGATAACCAAGATACCCCTCTACAAATTGTGAGTAAATCTGTTGATTTTTCCATTGTCCAAAAAGATTGGCGTGATTTATCTTCTACTCAGCAAGAAGATAAACTTCAGGAATATCTTATCGCAGAACGGCAACAAGGATTTATTTTAGACCAATATTCTTTGATGCGGTTTAGCGTCATGCGCTTAGATAATTTTACCTGGCAATGGGTGTGGAGTCATCACCATATTACCCTTGATGGTTGGTCATTACCAGTTATTTTCAAAGAAGTTCTGACTATTTATCAATCAACCTGTCAAAGAGTTCCCCATTCTTTGCCACCTGTTCCTCCTTATCGCCATTATATTCAGTGGTTAGCAACTCGGAATTTGCAGGAAGCAAAACAATTTTGGCAGGAAAATTTAGCTGATGTTTCTACATCTACTCGTCTGTCTTGGCAGATACCAGAATCAGAATTTGATGTTAATTTACCTGCATATCAAGAAGTAGAATTACGTCTGAGTCAAGATGAATTTGCAGTATTGCAAAAGATGGCACAAAACCAGCGATTAACATTGAATACTGTAGCTCAAGGTGCTTGGGGAATTTGTTTACAAAAGCATGGCGCAGGGGAAGATGTATTATTTGGTGTTACTGTTTCTGGTAGACCACCAGAATTACCAGAGGTAGAAGGTATGGTGGGGTTATTTATTAATACTTTGCCAATGCGGTTACAAATTAATCCTAGTTTATCTGTTGCTGCTTGGTTGCAAAATATTCAACAGCATCATGTTGAAATGAGAGAATATGAATATAGTAAATTAACAGATATTCAAAAAGAGATTCAAATAGGGTCAGGAGAGTCTTTATTTGAGAGTATTTTAGTATTTGAAAATTACCCTGTTGACCAAAGTTTAAAGGAACAAGGGCAAGATTTTAGAGTTGATGAAATCCAGTTTTATGAAAGAACAAATTATCCTTTAACGGTGGGTGTAATTCCTGATCAGGGATTATTATTAAAACTAAATTATCAAACTAGATTTTTATCGCCTTCAGCGGCTAGAATCATGCTGTTGCGCCTGCGGAATATCATGATGAATATGGCAGAACAGCCGAATGTGGCATTAGGAACAATCCCGGCGTTATCAAAACCAGAGCGATCGCAAATTATCAGTAACATTGCAGTTAATACTATTACTTGGGGGGATTTTCGTCCTGCTCATCAATTATTTGAAGAACGTGCTGATTTACAGCCTGATAGCGTGGCATTGGTTTGTTGTGAGAGTGAAATTACTTATAGTGATTTGGATAAATATGCCAATAATTTGGCAGCTAAACTCATCGCCACAGGGTTTGGATTTGAGTCCATAATTGGCTTATATTTTGATCCTTCTATTGAATATGTGATTTCTCTCCTGGCTGTGTTAAAAATAGGTGCAGCCTTTTTACCTTTAGATCGCAGTTATCCAGAAACACGACGGCAATTTATTGTAGAAGATAGTCAAACTCGTTTGATTTTAACAAAAACAGTTTCTGCACCAGGATTATTTCCAGATGATGTCAAAGTTATTGCTATTTCTGAATTAGATTTAACGGCAAATATTCCTCGTCCTTGCTTAAAAGTTAGACCAGAAAATCTGGCTTATGTGATCTATACATCCGGTTCTACAGGTAAACCCAAGGGTGTTTTGGTCTCTCACGCAGGGATAGAGAATCTGGTACGCAATCAAACTGCAAGTTTCGGTGTCACAGCCAAAAGTCGCGTTTATCAATTTGCTTCTTTGAATTTCGATGCGGCAGTTTCCGAGATATTTATGGCTTTGGGTAGCGGTGCAACTTTATATCTGCAAGAACAAGCAAATCGCTCTCCTAATGCTGCTCTATGGGAGACATTAACTGCATGGCAAATAACTCATGTTACCCTCCCTCCTTCCTTAGTAGCTGCTATTGAACCAGCAAATTTACCCAAATTGCAGACTTTGATTGTGGCAGGGGAAACGGTTTCTGGGGATTTATTGCGGCGTTGGAGTGGAGAGAGCCGCACCTGTTTCAATGCCTACGGACCAACGGAAGCTACAGTTTGCGCCAGCTTGATGAATTGTAGTAATTTGTTGGGAGAACCGAGTATTGGCAGAGCGATCGCTAACGTCGAAATTTACCTTCTTGACTCATTTTTAGAACCAGTGTCCCCTGGTGTCACTGGGGAAATATATATTGGAGGTATCAGTTTAGCACGGGGTTATTTACACCGTCCCGATTTAACAGCAACCGCATTTATACCCCATCCTTTTAGTAAAACACCAGGGGCAAGACTTTACAAAACAGGCGATCGCGGTGTATATGATCTACAAGGTAATATCCGCTTCATGGGTCGTCAGGATGCCCAAGTTAAACTTAACGGATACCGCATAGAACTAGGTGAAATTGAAGCCGCCCTAACTAAACATAAAACCGTAGATGGTGCGGTAGTTTTATTGCGCCAAGATTTACCCGGACGTAAACGCATAGTTGCTTACGCCCTAGCACCGCAAGACAACCCACCAACTAGTCAAGAATTAAAGGATTATTTAGCAGAAACTTTACCTGCATATATGTTACCTAGTGCAGTAGTGTTAGTTTCAGCTTGGCCACTCACACCTAACGGGAAAATAGATCGTCGAGTCTTACCCGCACCGGAAATATCAACTACACCAACCATAGCTAAAACGCCTACAGAGGAGATATTCGCGCAAATCTGGGCAGAAGTCTTAGGACTAGAAACCGTCAATCCTGATGATAATTTCTTTGAATTAGGAGGAGATTCGATTATCAGTTTGCAAATAGTTTCTCGCGTTCGTGCTGCTGGTTGGGAAATTAACCCCAAAGACATCTTTGAAGCTCAAACTTTATCACGACTTGCTGCAATAGCTAAACCATTAGCGCGGAAAATAGAAATTATTGAGCCGTTAACTGCTGTTGTTGACCTTTCCCCCATTCAGTATTGGTTTTTGAGCAAAAATTGGACTCATCTCCACCACTGGAATCAAGCAATAGCCCTGAATAGCAGTGAACCTTTAAATATAGATGCCTTGATTGTGTCCTTAAACGCCTTAGTTGCCCATCACGACGTTTTCCGCTTGGGATTCTCCCAAAATCAAGGACAATGGCAACAATTTTATACTGGTGCTGCGAAAAGCCCACCTTTGCAAATTGCAGACTTTAGCGACCATTCACCCCAAACCCAACAAGAGGCTTTAACCGCAATTGTCGAAGCAGAACACGCAAGTTTTCAATTAGATAATCTGCCATTACTGCGGTTGTTATATGCTACCAATCTCAGCGAGTATGGTAACGTTTTATTTCTCTTTGCTCATCATTTAATTATAGATGGCGTATCCTGGCGAATTTTACTCACAGACTTAAACCAAGCCTATCAACGAACTATAGATGATCAACCCATTTCCTTACCATCAAAAACATCCTCCTATCGAGAATGGACTGCATCTTTGCGAACTTTAGCAGATTCTGATGCGATCATTAAAGATATCCCCTTTTGGCAGAACATTCTCTCAAATCCTGTCGCTACCTTACCCGTTGATTATCCAGTTATCAACGGTAAAAATACAGTAGACAGTACAGCCATAATATCTTACCAATTAACCCCAGAAGAGACAAATATTCTCCTCAAACAAGCAACTATAACCTATCATGCCAATATCCAAGAAATCATGTTGGCGGCATTATTTAAAACTCTCTGGGAAACTTATCAAGCTGACAATTGGCTCATTGATTTAGAAGGCCATGGTAGAGAAGAACTAATTGATCAATTAGATATTTCTAGAACAGTAGGTTGGTTTACCTCCCTCTATCCAATTTTACTACAGCAACCAGAAACCAATACCCATCAAGATACATTAATCAAAGCAATTAAAACTCAAATTAGAAATATTCCCCATCATGGCATCAGTTTTGGATTACTACGATATGTCAGTCAAAATAAAACCTTACAGGAAAACCTTAATTATGCTAATCAATCTGCTATCAGTTTCAACTATTTGGGGCAAATTGACAACAAATCCCCAGGTAATCACCTATTTAATCTTAGTCATGTGCCTACAGGAACGGCAGGGTTAGCGCATCTCAAACCCTATTGA
- a CDS encoding condensation domain-containing protein: MGSIIVWFLEEDILENRGSVIGVPIADLSLYILDSGFEPSPYGVPGEIYVGGMGVSRGYLNRSALTAERFIPDPFSQQLGARLYRTGDLARRLRNGDIEYLGRCDLQVKVRGFRIELGEIEAALIALPEVLEAVVIVYSEAEDDQRLVAYIVANGQVDLVAAALRYQNQLRTNLKESLPDYMIPAAFVVVDAMPLTAQGKINRKALPIPDWNKAAARRSFTPPQTDAEKVICHVWEQVLGIDAIGIEDNFFDLGGDSILALRVVTEMRRQGWILTPKEIFQEQTVKRLSTIVQKQNLPVETTAIVAGEVPLTPIQKWFFDLNIPNPHHWNQALVLEVHQSLEASTVASAIQLISEYHDTLRLRFEQKQGVWRQFYVENKATQEENLTWEIVDLALKTELEQNTMMREVGERVQRSLNLTNGPLARSIWFDLGENRPSQLLIVIHHLVVDGVSWRILLQDLVEAISGSQLSPSTSSFQQWSHFLQTYRNSIDIQAETQFWLNTIQKEAAKIPLDFPQSLINNSESREQGTGNRE; encoded by the coding sequence GTGGGGAGCATTATTGTATGGTTTCTAGAAGAGGATATTTTAGAAAATCGCGGTAGTGTGATTGGTGTACCGATTGCAGATTTATCTTTATATATATTAGATTCCGGTTTTGAACCTTCACCTTATGGTGTTCCTGGAGAAATCTATGTGGGTGGTATGGGCGTATCTAGGGGTTATCTTAATCGTTCTGCTTTAACAGCAGAAAGGTTTATTCCTGATCCTTTTAGTCAACAATTGGGAGCGAGATTATATCGGACAGGAGATTTGGCGAGAAGGTTGAGAAATGGTGATATTGAATATTTAGGACGCTGCGATTTACAGGTAAAAGTCCGGGGTTTTCGCATTGAGTTAGGCGAAATTGAAGCAGCTTTAATTGCACTCCCAGAGGTATTAGAAGCTGTGGTGATTGTCTACTCAGAAGCTGAAGATGATCAGCGTTTAGTGGCTTATATTGTAGCTAATGGTCAGGTTGATCTGGTTGCAGCAGCGCTTCGCTATCAAAATCAGTTGCGGACGAATCTAAAAGAGAGTTTACCAGATTATATGATCCCGGCTGCTTTTGTGGTGGTGGATGCTATGCCATTGACGGCTCAAGGTAAGATTAACCGCAAAGCATTACCTATACCAGATTGGAATAAAGCGGCAGCTAGACGCAGTTTTACACCTCCACAAACCGATGCTGAAAAGGTAATTTGTCATGTTTGGGAACAAGTGTTAGGTATAGATGCTATAGGAATTGAAGATAACTTCTTTGATTTAGGTGGTGATTCTATTTTGGCCTTGCGAGTCGTTACAGAAATGCGTCGTCAAGGTTGGATATTAACACCCAAGGAAATTTTTCAAGAACAAACTGTAAAACGCCTATCTACTATAGTACAAAAGCAGAATTTGCCAGTTGAAACTACTGCTATAGTTGCCGGAGAAGTTCCTTTGACTCCTATCCAAAAATGGTTTTTTGATCTGAACATTCCCAATCCTCACCATTGGAATCAAGCTTTAGTTTTAGAAGTTCATCAATCTTTAGAAGCTTCAACAGTTGCATCCGCAATTCAATTAATTTCCGAGTATCACGATACTTTACGATTACGCTTTGAACAGAAACAAGGAGTTTGGCGACAGTTTTATGTAGAAAACAAAGCTACCCAAGAGGAGAATTTAACTTGGGAAATTGTTGATTTAGCTCTGAAAACAGAGTTAGAACAAAATACTATGATGAGGGAAGTTGGAGAGAGAGTACAGCGATCGCTAAATTTAACTAATGGACCTCTGGCTCGGTCAATTTGGTTTGATTTAGGAGAAAATCGCCCATCTCAACTTTTAATAGTCATTCATCACTTGGTTGTTGATGGTGTTTCTTGGCGGATTTTACTGCAAGATTTGGTGGAAGCAATCAGTGGTAGTCAACTTTCACCATCTACCTCATCTTTCCAACAATGGAGTCACTTTCTGCAAACCTATAGGAACTCTATAGATATTCAAGCAGAAACACAATTTTGGCTCAATACTATTCAAAAAGAAGCAGCAAAAATTCCCCTAGATTTTCCCCAAAGCTTAATAAATAACTCAGAGTCTAGGGAACAGGGAACAGGGAACAGAGAATAG
- a CDS encoding aspartyl/asparaginyl beta-hydroxylase domain-containing protein, whose translation MFFESRDFEFIAPLENNWLMVRTELEQLQPKNFIDWPEKNIYNQGWEVFGLYVFGQRLEDNCRLCPETTKLVENIPGMMSAGFSSLAPGTYIGPHFGATKAVLRCHLGLVVPDDCAIRVDKETKSWQAGKCLIFDDTYEHEAWNKSDKTRIVLLIDFKRPESILTEPISSSQGIDEEYWLNILSQTELSK comes from the coding sequence ATGTTTTTTGAATCTAGAGACTTTGAATTTATTGCGCCTTTAGAAAATAACTGGCTAATGGTTCGCACCGAATTAGAACAACTCCAACCAAAAAACTTTATTGATTGGCCAGAAAAGAATATTTATAACCAAGGTTGGGAAGTTTTTGGGTTGTATGTTTTTGGACAAAGATTAGAGGACAACTGTAGATTATGTCCCGAAACAACCAAACTAGTTGAAAACATCCCCGGTATGATGTCAGCGGGTTTTTCTTCTTTAGCACCAGGGACATATATTGGACCTCATTTTGGGGCTACTAAGGCAGTTCTGCGCTGTCACTTAGGTTTAGTTGTACCGGATGATTGTGCAATTCGGGTAGATAAAGAAACAAAAAGTTGGCAGGCAGGAAAATGTCTAATTTTTGACGATACTTATGAGCATGAGGCCTGGAATAAATCTGACAAAACAAGAATCGTTTTACTTATTGACTTTAAGAGGCCGGAGTCAATTTTGACAGAGCCAATAAGCAGTAGTCAAGGGATTGATGAAGAGTATTGGTTAAATATTTTATCTCAAACTGAATTGTCAAAATAA
- a CDS encoding MFS transporter, with translation MQMMKHLNQLIEPIRELRNFIIFWLGQSVSEIGNRLTGFGLSIWVYQNTHAVAQLSLVLFFTILPGVLITPFVGALVDKWHRKTTIIISEIGAATVILTLALLLLTDNLQLWHTYVAAFFTSVCGSFQMTAKAAALPMMVSSNQMGRANGLIHFSSAVGQLAAPVLASIIIVNFQLQGLLMIDLCSYLIGFLTLLIIDIPQPEPSIIPITGITAIFNNIFYGWENISSRLFLMIMLAFMTINSFVNGMTTVLINPLILSFSTATTYGSIMSIAGCGMLAGSIFMSIWGGGKKSISPLFIFSSLNGIALVIAGLKPSVPLITLGISLSFFTLPIILSTNATIWQNSVHPNVQGRVLGLFYTITGLGAAFGTLSASPLTDTILEPMLDVDGVLANSIGRLIETGPGRGIGFLMIMEGVLMLFVSIILFNYFYFQHIDEELLVGDRKTVENL, from the coding sequence ATGCAAATGATGAAACATCTTAATCAACTCATTGAACCGATTCGTGAACTCCGTAACTTTATTATTTTCTGGTTAGGGCAGTCTGTATCTGAAATCGGTAATCGTCTCACAGGATTTGGTTTAAGTATTTGGGTTTATCAAAATACTCACGCCGTTGCCCAATTAAGCCTAGTTTTATTTTTTACTATATTGCCAGGCGTATTAATTACTCCTTTTGTTGGTGCATTGGTGGATAAATGGCATCGCAAAACAACAATTATTATCAGTGAAATAGGTGCAGCCACTGTTATACTCACACTTGCCTTACTGCTACTGACTGACAATCTACAACTCTGGCATACTTATGTCGCTGCATTTTTTACCTCAGTCTGCGGTTCTTTTCAAATGACAGCCAAGGCTGCCGCTTTACCGATGATGGTTTCTAGTAATCAGATGGGACGAGCTAATGGTTTAATACATTTTAGTTCAGCAGTAGGACAATTAGCAGCACCAGTATTAGCCAGTATCATTATCGTTAATTTCCAACTTCAAGGCTTATTAATGATAGATTTATGCAGCTATTTGATTGGGTTTTTAACGTTATTAATTATTGATATTCCTCAGCCTGAGCCTAGTATTATCCCGATAACAGGAATAACTGCTATCTTTAATAACATTTTTTACGGCTGGGAAAATATTTCTTCTCGCCTTTTTTTGATGATCATGCTGGCATTCATGACAATTAATTCTTTTGTGAATGGTATGACTACAGTTTTAATTAATCCCCTCATTTTATCCTTTTCCACAGCAACAACCTATGGCAGTATCATGTCAATCGCTGGCTGTGGAATGCTTGCTGGCAGCATTTTTATGAGTATCTGGGGAGGTGGGAAAAAATCTATCTCTCCTTTGTTTATATTTTCTAGTTTAAATGGCATAGCTTTAGTAATTGCTGGTCTCAAACCTTCTGTCCCGTTAATTACCTTGGGTATATCGCTTTCGTTTTTTACACTGCCAATTATTCTCAGCACCAATGCCACAATTTGGCAAAATAGCGTGCATCCAAATGTTCAAGGGCGTGTACTGGGACTGTTCTACACTATTACAGGCTTGGGGGCAGCGTTTGGTACTCTCAGTGCTAGTCCACTGACTGATACAATTCTAGAACCGATGCTGGATGTTGACGGCGTACTTGCTAACAGTATTGGTAGATTAATTGAAACAGGTCCAGGTCGGGGAATTGGGTTTTTGATGATTATGGAAGGGGTGCTGATGTTATTTGTGTCCATCATTTTGTTCAATTATTTTTACTTCCAACATATTGATGAGGAGTTGTTGGTTGGTGATAGAAAAACTGTAGAGAATTTATGA
- a CDS encoding alpha/beta hydrolase-fold protein produces the protein MNGKFHQTQEKPMRGKIEKIDLDSKISGFVRKLYIYLPPSYADNLTRSYPVLYMHSGQHLFEPKKVGGESWRIHETIEQLLHGDLIHEIIVVGIAAAAATVTSDYWHYAGLYKDQALGGHTYESFIIQEVKPFIDNNFRTLSDRSHTAIIGSCAGATVSYNIAERHPDVFGKVGMLSPAVRSFDSNTWLYSWPMQKPQFMLWIDVGDAEGIYTRPVRELVDVLVIQGCVPNIDLFYYLEPDAAHVDTHWGKRLKHPLLLFFGKEGTPVSVELQGDQVLGVGSAPLTVNPVVEYDTGLRCTDLTGSYDVEDPQILQVQPGNRLTGLSTGMTRVSFSSQGVKTSGNFQVVPSLPDQVQVHLRAHVPDETPNVEQIHFGTMTLQQTSGNFYEGKYTLPRGFNLATVFSCEMYNFECQKDGSPMPLRFLQVQKDISIEYRIENWSKL, from the coding sequence ATGAACGGAAAATTTCATCAAACCCAGGAAAAACCAATGCGTGGGAAGATTGAGAAAATTGATTTAGATTCAAAAATTTCAGGTTTTGTCCGCAAGTTGTATATCTATTTGCCCCCCAGTTATGCAGATAATTTGACTCGGAGTTATCCGGTTCTTTATATGCACTCTGGGCAGCACCTATTTGAGCCAAAAAAAGTGGGTGGTGAATCTTGGCGAATACATGAAACAATTGAGCAACTATTACATGGTGATTTAATTCATGAAATTATTGTCGTCGGTATCGCTGCTGCTGCTGCTACTGTGACATCTGATTACTGGCATTATGCGGGTTTGTATAAAGATCAAGCACTAGGAGGTCACACCTATGAGAGTTTCATTATACAAGAGGTAAAGCCTTTTATAGATAATAATTTCAGGACTTTGAGCGATCGCTCCCACACTGCCATAATCGGCTCTTGTGCCGGTGCAACGGTCAGCTATAACATTGCCGAACGCCATCCTGATGTTTTTGGCAAAGTAGGGATGCTTTCCCCGGCTGTTCGTAGTTTTGATAGTAATACTTGGCTCTACTCCTGGCCAATGCAAAAACCACAGTTCATGCTCTGGATTGATGTCGGTGATGCGGAAGGAATTTATACCCGCCCGGTAAGAGAATTGGTTGATGTGCTAGTTATTCAAGGTTGTGTGCCTAATATTGACCTTTTCTACTATTTAGAACCCGATGCTGCTCACGTAGACACTCACTGGGGTAAGCGCTTAAAACACCCACTACTGTTGTTTTTCGGTAAGGAAGGGACACCTGTTTCTGTGGAACTACAAGGTGATCAAGTCCTGGGAGTAGGTAGCGCACCATTAACAGTTAATCCGGTTGTAGAGTATGACACTGGACTACGATGTACTGATCTTACTGGTAGCTATGATGTGGAAGATCCACAGATTTTGCAGGTGCAACCAGGCAACCGATTGACTGGACTTTCCACTGGTATGACCAGAGTATCCTTTTCATCTCAAGGAGTAAAAACATCCGGTAATTTCCAAGTTGTACCTAGTTTACCTGATCAAGTGCAAGTTCATCTACGCGCCCATGTTCCAGATGAAACTCCGAATGTTGAGCAGATACATTTTGGAACTATGACCTTACAGCAAACCAGCGGAAATTTCTATGAGGGAAAATATACCTTGCCACGGGGTTTTAATCTAGCAACTGTTTTTAGCTGTGAGATGTATAACTTTGAGTGTCAAAAGGACGGTTCACCAATGCCACTGCGGTTTTTACAAGTGCAAAAAGATATATCTATTGAGTATAGGATTGAAAACTGGTCTAAGCTCTAA
- a CDS encoding ANL family adenylate-forming protein — MAIEFLLERFDQTKDAEALIWGDSYGALVPAGTQCVRYRSVLYSELGQLVKFWQERLQKEVVPKGAVIALEADFSPNSVALLLSLLQHNCIVALLTAEMKTSRDELRQIAEVEWIIKVGLDDNVSIEQTGTQARHELLHQLRDRQHPGLIIFTSGSTGKSKAAVHDFILMQEKFQTVRPAQRTLLFLLFDHIGGINTLLHVLANGGCAVIPLDHSPETVAAAIAKHRIQVLPTSPTFLNLLLLGGVHQRYDLSSLEIVTYGTEVMPESVLSNLNQLFPNIRFHQTYGLTELGIMRSKSRSSDSLWFKVGGEGYETRIVNGMLEIQAKSAMLGYLNAPAPFTPDGWYMTGDLVEIDGDWLKILGRKSELINVGGQKVYPAEVENVLQTMEGVLEVSVKGEANPITGNIVTAKVRLTTDESLREFRIRLRAFCQDKLESYKIPVRVMLVKEKLHSDRFKKTH; from the coding sequence ATGGCTATTGAATTTCTATTGGAGAGGTTTGATCAGACCAAAGATGCTGAGGCGTTAATCTGGGGCGACTCCTACGGAGCGCTAGTTCCCGCCGGGACGCAATGCGTTCGCTATCGCTCGGTGCTTTATAGTGAACTTGGGCAATTAGTCAAATTTTGGCAGGAACGATTGCAAAAGGAGGTTGTTCCCAAAGGTGCAGTGATCGCTTTGGAAGCAGATTTTTCACCCAATTCTGTAGCTTTGTTATTGTCCTTACTCCAACATAATTGCATTGTGGCACTGTTAACAGCAGAGATGAAAACCAGTCGGGACGAGTTGCGTCAGATAGCAGAGGTAGAATGGATCATCAAGGTTGGCTTAGATGATAATGTGAGTATTGAGCAGACTGGAACTCAAGCTAGACATGAGCTTCTGCATCAACTGCGCGATCGCCAACATCCCGGATTAATCATTTTTACATCCGGCTCCACAGGCAAAAGCAAAGCTGCTGTCCATGATTTCATTTTAATGCAAGAGAAGTTCCAAACGGTAAGACCTGCCCAAAGAACACTACTATTTTTATTATTTGACCATATTGGTGGTATTAACACTCTCCTGCACGTTCTCGCCAATGGGGGATGTGCAGTTATACCTTTAGATCACTCTCCAGAAACAGTAGCAGCAGCGATCGCCAAGCATCGGATACAAGTATTACCCACCTCACCCACCTTTCTCAATCTTCTACTTCTGGGTGGTGTTCACCAGAGATACGACCTTAGTTCCTTAGAAATTGTTACCTATGGGACAGAAGTGATGCCAGAAAGCGTTTTGAGCAATTTAAATCAGCTTTTTCCCAATATCCGTTTCCATCAAACCTACGGACTCACCGAACTGGGTATCATGCGTTCAAAATCCCGTTCCTCTGATTCTCTCTGGTTTAAGGTGGGTGGGGAAGGATATGAAACCCGCATCGTCAATGGAATGCTGGAAATTCAAGCCAAAAGTGCCATGCTAGGCTACTTAAATGCTCCAGCACCTTTTACACCAGATGGTTGGTACATGACGGGAGACTTGGTGGAAATTGACGGTGATTGGCTAAAAATTCTCGGACGCAAATCCGAATTGATTAATGTTGGTGGACAAAAGGTTTATCCTGCTGAAGTAGAGAATGTTTTACAGACTATGGAAGGTGTGCTAGAAGTGTCCGTTAAGGGTGAAGCAAATCCCATTACTGGAAATATAGTTACCGCTAAGGTTCGTCTGACAACAGATGAATCTCTGCGGGAATTTCGGATCAGATTACGAGCCTTTTGCCAAGATAAGTTAGAGTCTTACAAAATTCCTGTGCGAGTTATGTTGGTGAAAGAAAAACTGCATAGCGATCGCTTTAAGAAAACCCATTAG